One genomic segment of Pyruvatibacter mobilis includes these proteins:
- a CDS encoding DinB family protein — MSTPAHCRMMARYNRLANQRLYEACAALSDEERKADRHAFFRSIHGTLNHIMVGDRVWMARFEGGSAPLGGLDAILYEDFDELRAARDAEDARIDAYAAAITQPELDADFASVSSAGVRFVDPLNQLVTHMFNHQIHHRGQVHHMLSDAGLDPPSLDMHRILNPTPAA, encoded by the coding sequence ATGAGCACACCTGCCCATTGCCGGATGATGGCCCGTTACAACCGGCTCGCCAATCAACGCCTCTATGAGGCTTGCGCGGCTTTGAGCGACGAAGAGCGCAAGGCCGACAGGCACGCCTTCTTCCGCTCGATCCATGGGACACTCAACCACATCATGGTCGGCGACCGCGTGTGGATGGCACGCTTTGAGGGCGGCAGCGCGCCGCTTGGCGGATTGGATGCCATTCTCTACGAGGATTTTGATGAGCTGCGGGCGGCGCGGGACGCCGAAGACGCCCGCATCGACGCCTATGCGGCCGCCATCACACAGCCAGAGCTGGACGCCGATTTTGCCAGCGTCAGTTCAGCCGGTGTCCGGTTCGTCGATCCGCTGAACCAGCTCGTGACCCACATGTTCAACCACCAGATCCACCATCGCGGCCAGGTGCACCACATGCTGTCGGACGCGGGCCTCGATCCGCCCAGCCTCGACATGCACCGCATCCTGAACCCGACCCCGGCAGCATAA
- a CDS encoding enoyl-CoA hydratase/isomerase → MEFNKVTVDMDGDVATLRLNDPAALNAVSPDMLEGLAEALEWIDTPANGVRCVIMTGEGRGFCAGANLAGGRPGERPGEARANALPDAGQALETKYHPILRKIRKLKMPFITAVNGPAAGVGMSFALMGDMVLAAKSSYFLQAFRRIGLVPDGGSTWLLPRLVGMARAKELSLMGEKLPAETALEWGLINRVYEDDALMGEAKTLAAELAAGPTRTLGLIREAYADSFDNTYEEQLDKERWLQREAGRTEDFKEGVKAFLEKRPAQFKGE, encoded by the coding sequence ATGGAATTCAACAAGGTCACGGTCGACATGGATGGCGATGTCGCCACCCTGCGCCTAAACGACCCCGCCGCGCTTAACGCCGTTTCGCCGGACATGCTGGAAGGCCTGGCCGAGGCGCTGGAATGGATCGACACGCCGGCCAATGGCGTGCGCTGCGTCATCATGACGGGTGAAGGCCGCGGCTTCTGCGCCGGTGCCAACCTCGCGGGCGGCCGTCCAGGCGAGCGCCCCGGTGAGGCGCGGGCCAACGCGCTGCCGGATGCGGGTCAGGCGCTGGAGACCAAGTACCACCCGATCCTGCGCAAGATCCGCAAGCTGAAGATGCCGTTCATCACGGCGGTGAACGGCCCGGCGGCAGGCGTGGGCATGAGCTTTGCCCTGATGGGCGACATGGTGCTGGCGGCGAAGTCGTCCTACTTCCTGCAGGCGTTCCGCCGCATCGGCCTGGTGCCGGATGGCGGCTCCACCTGGCTGCTGCCGCGGCTTGTGGGCATGGCGCGCGCCAAGGAGCTGTCGCTGATGGGCGAGAAGTTGCCGGCGGAAACAGCGCTTGAATGGGGCCTCATCAACCGCGTCTATGAGGACGATGCGCTGATGGGTGAAGCGAAGACGCTGGCGGCGGAGCTCGCCGCCGGCCCGACCCGCACCCTCGGCCTGATCCGCGAAGCCTATGCGGACAGCTTCGACAACACCTATGAAGAGCAGCTCGACAAGGAGCGCTGGCTACAGCGTGAAGCGGGCCGCACGGAAGATTTCAAGGAAGGCGTGAAGGCGTTTCTTGAAAAGCGCCCTGCCCAGTTCAAGGGCGAATAA
- a CDS encoding cysteine desulfurase: MSDAAILTQDAHATFDVERIRADFPILSREVYGKPLVYLDNAASAQKPVQVLDAIRDAYAHDYANVHRGLHFLANASTEAFEGAREKVRALINAPTVEEVIFTKGGTEAMNLVAQGYLEPIIQPGDEIILSVMEHHSNIVPWHFLRERYGAVLKWIPVLEDGALDMDAFEAALGPKTKFVTLTHMSNVLGSVVDAKTICDKAHAVGAKVLIDGCQGAVHLDVDVEAMGCDFYVMTGHKLYGPTGIGALYGRAELLAEMRPYQGGGEMIREVRMDEITYGDAPHKFEAGTPPIVQAIGLGAAIDYVNGIGRAAARAHEEDLITYATQRVRDLNWITIHGTQKGKGAIMSFSMEGAHPHDVATIVDRSGIAIRAGQHCAEPLMTHLNVPGTARASFAMYNTRSDVDAFIAALEKAREFLG, encoded by the coding sequence ATGAGCGACGCAGCCATCCTGACCCAGGACGCACACGCAACCTTCGACGTGGAGCGCATCCGCGCCGACTTCCCCATCCTGTCGAGGGAAGTCTATGGCAAGCCGCTGGTCTATCTCGACAATGCGGCGTCTGCGCAGAAGCCCGTGCAGGTGCTCGACGCCATCCGCGACGCCTACGCCCATGACTACGCCAATGTGCATCGCGGTCTGCACTTCCTTGCCAACGCCTCGACGGAAGCGTTTGAAGGCGCGCGCGAAAAGGTGCGTGCCCTGATCAACGCGCCGACCGTTGAAGAAGTGATCTTCACCAAGGGCGGCACAGAGGCGATGAACCTGGTGGCGCAGGGCTATCTCGAGCCGATCATCCAGCCGGGTGACGAGATCATCCTGTCGGTGATGGAACACCATTCCAATATCGTGCCCTGGCATTTCCTGCGCGAGCGCTATGGCGCGGTCCTCAAATGGATCCCGGTGCTGGAAGACGGCGCGCTGGACATGGACGCCTTTGAGGCGGCCCTCGGCCCGAAGACCAAATTCGTGACCCTCACCCACATGTCCAACGTGCTGGGCAGCGTGGTGGATGCCAAGACGATCTGCGACAAGGCGCACGCGGTTGGCGCCAAGGTGCTGATCGATGGCTGCCAGGGCGCCGTTCATCTGGACGTGGATGTCGAGGCCATGGGCTGCGATTTCTACGTCATGACCGGCCACAAGCTCTATGGCCCCACCGGCATCGGAGCGCTCTATGGCCGTGCGGAATTGCTGGCGGAGATGCGGCCCTATCAGGGCGGCGGCGAGATGATCCGCGAAGTTCGCATGGACGAGATCACCTATGGCGACGCGCCCCACAAGTTCGAGGCGGGCACGCCCCCCATCGTGCAGGCCATTGGCCTGGGGGCTGCGATTGATTATGTGAACGGCATCGGCCGCGCCGCCGCGCGGGCACATGAGGAAGACCTCATCACCTATGCCACCCAGCGCGTGCGCGACCTCAACTGGATCACCATCCACGGCACCCAGAAGGGCAAGGGCGCGATCATGTCCTTCTCCATGGAAGGCGCGCATCCCCATGATGTGGCCACCATCGTGGACCGTTCCGGCATCGCCATCCGCGCCGGCCAGCATTGCGCCGAGCCGCTGATGACACACCTCAACGTGCCGGGGACTGCACGCGCCTCATTTGCGATGTACAATACGCGCAGCGACGTGGACGCCTTTATCGCGGCGCTGGAAAAAGCCCGCGAGTTTCTCGGGTAG
- a CDS encoding enoyl-CoA hydratase-related protein, producing the protein MDTITYETRDSGVAVITLNRPDVLNSMNPQLLDDVRAAIRMARDDSKVGAVLLTGAGRGFCAGADLAAGFKAPDASTVGDGVAHGMEIGFNPMVREIAELPKPVVCAVNGIAAGGGVGLALAGDVVFAAKSASFVQVFGPKLALVPDCGVTYFMPRLIGMARTRALAMSGDKLSAEQAADWGLIWACVDDDKLMDEAMAYAEKLASGPTEAFGDIKAVLDASLDNDLAAQLDLEKETQRKRGNHPNFAEGVSAFLQKRAPNFVR; encoded by the coding sequence ATGGATACCATCACCTACGAGACGCGCGACAGCGGCGTGGCCGTCATCACGCTGAACCGGCCCGATGTGCTCAACAGCATGAACCCGCAACTGCTGGACGATGTCCGCGCCGCCATCCGCATGGCGCGCGATGACAGCAAGGTCGGCGCGGTGCTGCTGACCGGCGCAGGGCGCGGCTTCTGCGCGGGCGCGGACCTCGCGGCCGGCTTCAAGGCACCTGATGCGTCTACCGTCGGCGACGGCGTGGCGCATGGCATGGAGATCGGTTTCAACCCGATGGTGCGCGAGATCGCCGAACTGCCGAAGCCGGTGGTGTGCGCGGTCAACGGCATCGCTGCGGGCGGCGGCGTTGGCCTTGCACTGGCGGGCGACGTGGTGTTCGCGGCGAAGTCCGCAAGCTTCGTTCAGGTATTCGGCCCGAAGCTGGCGCTGGTGCCGGATTGCGGTGTCACCTATTTCATGCCGCGCCTGATCGGCATGGCCCGCACCCGTGCGCTGGCGATGAGCGGCGACAAGCTGTCCGCCGAGCAGGCCGCCGACTGGGGGCTGATCTGGGCCTGCGTCGATGACGACAAGCTGATGGACGAGGCGATGGCCTATGCCGAGAAGCTTGCCTCAGGGCCGACTGAAGCCTTCGGCGACATCAAGGCGGTGCTTGATGCGTCGCTCGACAATGATCTTGCCGCCCAGCTGGACCTTGAAAAGGAAACCCAGCGCAAGCGCGGCAACCACCCGAATTTCGCGGAAGGGGTCAGCGCGTTCCTGCAGAAGCGCGCGCCTAATTTCGTCCGCTGA
- a CDS encoding DUF1329 domain-containing protein yields the protein MSSGLRRALAALAYSTLPLLAAGAAQAAVPADMAARLDTDLTPLGSERAGNEDGTIPAWTGGLQSPPAGLGYQRGMHHPNPYSADQSLFTITRDNMGQYADRLTGAQKALLENYGDTFKMNVYPSHRSCAQPDFVYEANRKNALTGIITDEGNGVDQAIMGKPFPVPNSGYEVLWNHLLGFGNHKLQRQFAAVIPTASGDYTKYSARDDAIIRWNDPAIKTAAELDNIMALYILHTLEPTRVSGNVILVHETLNRLSDPRKAWQYSPGTRRVRRAPNIAYDNPGTNSDGATTSDSFGGFNGAPDRYTWTLKGRQEAYIPYNNYELYSDKLTYDDVIRPRHLNTDHVRYELHRVWQLEANLKPSTRHVYSRRVFYQDEDSWGIVSAELYDARGELWRVQEQYPVTFYEVPVCGSSMGAAYDFTNGRYIAVGLINEEEPVNFYADHLEERRYTPQTIRTLGR from the coding sequence GTGAGTTCCGGTCTTCGGCGCGCTCTGGCCGCGCTGGCTTATTCCACCCTTCCCCTTCTGGCCGCCGGCGCAGCGCAGGCCGCCGTGCCTGCCGACATGGCTGCACGTCTGGACACGGACCTGACGCCGCTCGGCTCGGAGCGGGCCGGCAATGAAGACGGGACGATCCCCGCCTGGACGGGCGGATTGCAGTCGCCGCCCGCGGGGCTCGGCTATCAGCGGGGCATGCACCACCCCAATCCCTACTCGGCGGACCAGTCGCTCTTCACCATCACGCGCGACAATATGGGCCAGTATGCGGACCGTCTGACCGGCGCGCAGAAGGCGCTGCTGGAGAACTACGGCGACACCTTCAAGATGAATGTCTATCCGTCGCACCGCAGCTGCGCGCAGCCGGACTTCGTCTATGAGGCGAACCGCAAGAACGCGCTGACGGGCATCATCACCGATGAGGGCAACGGGGTGGACCAGGCCATCATGGGCAAGCCGTTCCCCGTTCCCAATTCCGGCTACGAAGTGCTGTGGAACCATTTGCTGGGCTTCGGCAATCACAAGCTGCAGCGTCAGTTCGCAGCGGTGATCCCCACGGCATCGGGCGACTACACCAAATATTCCGCGCGTGATGACGCGATCATCCGGTGGAATGATCCGGCCATCAAGACAGCGGCCGAACTCGACAACATCATGGCGCTCTACATCCTGCACACGCTGGAACCGACGCGCGTGTCGGGCAATGTGATCCTGGTGCATGAGACGCTCAACCGCCTCTCCGACCCGCGCAAGGCCTGGCAGTATTCGCCCGGCACGCGGCGCGTGCGCCGGGCACCGAACATTGCCTATGACAATCCGGGCACGAATTCCGACGGCGCCACCACGTCGGATTCCTTCGGCGGCTTCAACGGCGCGCCGGACCGCTACACCTGGACGCTCAAGGGCAGGCAGGAAGCCTACATTCCCTACAACAATTACGAGCTGTATTCAGACAAGCTGACCTATGATGACGTCATCCGTCCGCGTCATCTGAATACGGATCATGTGCGTTACGAGCTGCACCGGGTCTGGCAGCTTGAGGCCAATCTCAAGCCGTCCACGCGGCATGTCTATTCGCGGCGCGTCTTCTATCAGGACGAGGACAGCTGGGGCATCGTTTCGGCCGAGCTCTATGACGCACGCGGGGAACTGTGGCGCGTGCAGGAGCAATATCCGGTGACCTTCTACGAGGTGCCGGTGTGCGGCTCGAGCATGGGTGCTGCCTATGATTTCACCAATGGGCGCTACATCGCCGTGGGGCTGATCAACGAGGAAGAGCCGGTCAATTTCTATGCGGACCACCTTGAGGAACGCCGTTACACGCCGCAGACAATCCGCACGCTGGGCCGCTAG
- the sufD gene encoding Fe-S cluster assembly protein SufD, whose product MARPAPERLEVETGFVTGHATARDSLPGTARLGEARDVAIKAFAEDGLPHRRVEDYRYFDLRQMLGKTGPLALAPQTSASGLAAADDPFAGVDRIRVVLVNGRIDRDASTLDSLPEGVELLSFADAAEQGTQWLDDALADQDGTRDAVAALNLAYASDGVALRVAKGVTVNRPIELAWRSTGETNTHYHARSVVVLEEGASLTLLETRSDDTATPVFATQSMTLKVADKARLTHTAIYADGGPAVRVANKRVTLGAGTTYKTLGLAIGEGRARTSERVHFNGEETKASINGLTLLKGKAVMDNTLFVDHAVPNCNSEETYRYVLDETARGVFQGSILVREHAQKIDSQMQARALLMSRKAEMDAKPMLEIYADDVQCAHGSAIGEPDQDAIFYLMSRGIDEPTARALLIAGFLDDVVDGFDDGDVAAALKHLLAQRLGAPDPAEDAIGEDAS is encoded by the coding sequence ATGGCCCGACCCGCACCAGAGCGTCTGGAGGTTGAAACCGGCTTCGTGACCGGCCATGCCACAGCGCGCGACAGCCTGCCGGGCACAGCCCGGCTGGGCGAGGCGCGTGATGTCGCCATCAAGGCCTTTGCCGAAGACGGCCTGCCCCATCGGCGTGTCGAGGACTATCGCTATTTCGACCTGCGCCAGATGCTGGGCAAGACAGGCCCGCTGGCGCTGGCCCCGCAAACCTCCGCATCCGGACTGGCCGCAGCAGATGACCCTTTCGCCGGTGTGGACCGCATCCGCGTGGTGCTGGTCAATGGCCGCATTGATCGGGATGCGTCCACGCTCGACAGCCTGCCCGAAGGCGTGGAGCTTCTGAGCTTTGCCGACGCCGCAGAGCAGGGCACCCAATGGCTGGATGATGCCCTGGCAGATCAGGACGGCACCCGTGATGCGGTGGCCGCGCTGAACCTGGCCTACGCGTCGGACGGCGTCGCCTTGCGCGTTGCCAAGGGCGTGACCGTCAACCGGCCCATCGAGCTGGCCTGGCGCTCCACCGGTGAGACCAACACCCATTACCATGCCCGCAGCGTGGTCGTGCTGGAGGAGGGCGCGTCTCTCACCCTGCTCGAGACCCGCAGCGATGATACGGCAACGCCCGTCTTCGCGACCCAGTCCATGACGCTCAAGGTGGCGGACAAGGCGCGCCTCACCCACACGGCCATCTATGCCGATGGCGGGCCCGCCGTGCGCGTGGCCAACAAGCGCGTGACGCTGGGCGCCGGCACCACCTACAAGACCCTCGGTCTTGCCATCGGCGAGGGCCGTGCCCGCACCAGCGAGCGCGTGCACTTCAATGGTGAAGAGACGAAGGCCAGCATCAACGGGCTGACCCTGCTCAAGGGCAAGGCTGTGATGGACAACACCCTGTTCGTCGATCACGCCGTGCCCAATTGCAACAGCGAAGAGACCTATCGCTACGTGCTGGACGAAACTGCCCGCGGTGTCTTCCAGGGGTCGATCCTGGTGCGCGAACACGCCCAGAAGATCGACAGCCAGATGCAGGCCCGCGCGCTTCTGATGTCACGCAAGGCCGAGATGGATGCCAAGCCGATGCTTGAGATCTATGCGGATGATGTGCAATGCGCGCACGGCTCGGCCATCGGCGAGCCCGATCAGGACGCGATCTTCTATCTCATGAGCCGCGGCATCGACGAACCCACGGCCCGTGCCCTGCTGATCGCGGGTTTCCTCGATGACGTGGTCGATGGTTTCGACGACGGCGACGTGGCGGCAGCCCTCAAGCACCTGTTGGCCCAGCGCCTCGGCGCGCCGGACCCGGCGGAGGATGCAATCGGGGAGGACGCCTCATGA
- a CDS encoding HesB/IscA family protein, with translation MPGNVITLTDKAADRIKAIIANSDNPILGVRLGLENAGCAGMAYKLDYAEEKAPLDEVVTDKGVTILVDPKAILFLLGTEMDYEETKLRSGFVFNNPNETDACGCGESVTLKAAEMPVTEQPPR, from the coding sequence ATGCCAGGAAACGTCATCACGCTGACAGACAAGGCGGCAGACCGGATCAAGGCGATCATCGCCAACTCCGACAATCCGATCCTCGGCGTGCGCCTGGGGCTCGAAAACGCGGGCTGCGCCGGCATGGCCTACAAGCTGGACTATGCCGAGGAAAAGGCGCCGCTGGACGAAGTGGTGACCGACAAGGGCGTCACCATCCTCGTGGACCCGAAGGCCATCCTGTTCCTGCTCGGCACCGAGATGGATTACGAGGAAACCAAGCTGCGCTCGGGCTTCGTGTTCAACAACCCGAATGAGACCGACGCCTGCGGCTGCGGCGAAAGCGTGACCCTGAAGGCCGCCGAAATGCCGGTGACAGAGCAGCCCCCGCGCTAG
- a CDS encoding GGDEF domain-containing protein, with the protein MTDPNLVAEMAIKEMETHGVAPTPDNYEFWFTHLSGTNPDLSREVDLLTQNGKVKDAGQINTLRERYITQADKDSAMLDVGGRLEKELAGVMQMLETASKDTGAYGDSLNNVTAALDAERSPAELRVLMETLVAATRTMEGRSKQLEQRLEESKEEVTQLRRNMEEIRTEAMTDQLTGLANRRKFDDTVAACMKSAEDNETPFTLILGDIDHFKKFNDTYGHQTGDQVLKLVAQCMRHHVRDPLTPARYGGEEFALILPFTDLEAGVRIADQVRRMIESKELVKKSTGENLGAVTMSFGAALFEPGETIRDLIKRADACLYTAKRHGRNQVRSEISEDVRKMAS; encoded by the coding sequence ATGACTGATCCCAATCTCGTGGCCGAGATGGCCATCAAGGAGATGGAGACGCACGGGGTCGCGCCCACGCCCGACAATTACGAATTCTGGTTCACCCACCTGTCCGGCACCAATCCGGACCTCAGCCGCGAGGTGGACCTTCTTACCCAGAACGGCAAGGTCAAGGATGCCGGGCAGATCAACACCCTGCGCGAGCGCTACATCACCCAGGCCGACAAAGACAGCGCGATGCTGGATGTGGGTGGCAGGCTCGAAAAGGAACTGGCCGGCGTCATGCAGATGCTGGAAACAGCCTCCAAGGACACCGGTGCCTATGGCGACAGCCTGAACAATGTGACCGCCGCGCTGGACGCGGAACGCTCGCCGGCGGAACTGCGCGTGCTAATGGAAACGCTGGTGGCCGCCACCCGCACCATGGAAGGCCGCAGCAAGCAGCTGGAACAGCGGCTGGAGGAAAGCAAGGAAGAGGTCACCCAGCTTCGGCGCAACATGGAAGAGATCCGCACCGAGGCCATGACCGACCAGCTGACGGGGCTGGCCAACCGGCGCAAGTTCGACGACACGGTCGCGGCCTGCATGAAGTCAGCCGAAGACAACGAAACCCCGTTCACGCTGATCCTCGGCGACATCGACCATTTCAAGAAGTTCAACGACACCTATGGCCACCAGACCGGTGACCAGGTGCTGAAGCTGGTGGCCCAGTGCATGCGCCACCATGTGCGCGACCCGCTGACACCGGCGCGCTATGGCGGTGAAGAGTTTGCCCTGATCCTGCCGTTTACCGATCTCGAGGCCGGGGTGCGCATTGCCGATCAGGTGCGCCGGATGATCGAGAGCAAGGAGCTGGTGAAGAAGTCCACCGGTGAAAATCTCGGGGCGGTCACCATGTCCTTCGGCGCAGCCTTGTTCGAGCCGGGTGAAACCATCCGCGACCTCATCAAGCGCGCGGATGCCTGCCTCTATACGGCCAAGCGGCACGGCCGCAATCAGGTGCGCAGCGAGATTTCCGAAGACGTGCGCAAGATGGCGAGCTAG
- a CDS encoding SUF system Fe-S cluster assembly protein, producing MTNGPADDPGAAEAAAPADAVTQTSAIPQAELDMLTDDLIGAIKTVYDPEIPVDIYELGLIYKIDVSDDRDIDIDMTLTAPGCPVAGEMPQWVSDAVSSVDGVGDVKVNLVFDPPWTPERMSDEAKVALNMF from the coding sequence ATGACAAACGGACCCGCCGACGATCCGGGCGCTGCCGAAGCAGCCGCCCCGGCCGACGCTGTGACCCAGACCTCCGCCATTCCGCAGGCGGAGCTGGATATGCTGACCGATGACCTCATCGGCGCGATCAAGACCGTCTACGACCCGGAGATCCCGGTCGACATCTATGAACTCGGCCTCATCTACAAGATCGACGTGTCCGATGACCGCGACATCGACATCGACATGACCCTGACCGCCCCCGGCTGCCCGGTTGCCGGTGAAATGCCCCAATGGGTCAGCGATGCGGTAAGTTCGGTGGACGGCGTCGGTGACGTGAAGGTGAACCTTGTCTTCGACCCGCCCTGGACGCCGGAGCGCATGTCGGACGAGGCCAAGGTCGCCCTCAATATGTTCTAG
- a CDS encoding coniferyl aldehyde dehydrogenase — MSVVETSPEATNADAISDGIRAILDKQKKAHIDEGPASVKRRKDWIDRSIALLVDNKDEIVEALMSDFGNRAPVASLMTDVMGSVGPLEHAKKNMEKWMRPEKRKLQFPLGLLGAKAHVEYQPLGTIGIISPWNFPFNLTFAPLAGVFAAGNRAMIKPSEFTPACSELMAKMFRAAYDETEVAVVTGGPAVGEAFSKQPFDHLLFTGAGSIAKHVMRAASENLVPVTLELGGKSPVIVSRSADMEDVAARVMTGKTLNAGQICLAPDYVMVPEEKADDFVAGAQKAVTKMFPTMKDNPDYTSIINDRHYDRITGYIEDAKAKGAEIVEINPANEDFSQQPYNKIPPTIIKNPTEDMKVLQDEIFGPVLPMKTYKDVSETLDYVNANDRPLGLYYFGQDDAEERRVLDHTTSGGVTVNDVIMHVSMEDLPFGGVGPSGMGSYHGIDGFRTFSHAKAVYHQAKAQMVAEMFRPPYDAKKRKRVLSMIKK; from the coding sequence ATGAGCGTTGTGGAAACGTCCCCCGAAGCCACGAACGCCGACGCCATTTCCGATGGCATCCGCGCCATTCTCGACAAGCAGAAAAAGGCGCATATCGACGAGGGCCCGGCCAGCGTCAAGCGCCGCAAGGACTGGATCGACCGCTCGATCGCCCTTTTGGTCGACAACAAGGATGAAATCGTCGAAGCGCTGATGTCGGATTTCGGCAACCGCGCCCCGGTCGCGTCGCTGATGACAGACGTCATGGGCTCCGTCGGCCCCCTCGAGCACGCCAAGAAGAACATGGAAAAGTGGATGCGCCCGGAAAAGCGCAAGCTGCAATTCCCCCTCGGCCTGCTCGGTGCCAAGGCGCATGTGGAATACCAGCCGCTCGGCACCATCGGCATCATCAGCCCGTGGAACTTCCCGTTCAACCTCACCTTTGCACCGCTTGCAGGCGTCTTCGCCGCCGGCAACCGCGCCATGATCAAGCCGTCGGAATTCACCCCGGCCTGCTCCGAGCTCATGGCCAAGATGTTCCGCGCAGCCTATGACGAGACCGAAGTGGCCGTGGTCACCGGCGGCCCCGCCGTGGGTGAAGCCTTCTCCAAGCAGCCCTTCGATCACCTGCTGTTCACCGGGGCCGGGTCCATCGCCAAGCATGTGATGCGCGCGGCATCGGAAAATCTGGTGCCCGTGACGCTCGAACTCGGCGGCAAGTCTCCGGTGATCGTCAGCCGCTCCGCCGACATGGAGGATGTCGCCGCCCGCGTGATGACCGGCAAGACCCTCAATGCGGGTCAGATCTGCCTGGCACCCGATTATGTGATGGTGCCGGAAGAAAAGGCCGACGACTTCGTGGCCGGTGCCCAGAAGGCGGTGACCAAGATGTTCCCGACCATGAAGGACAACCCGGACTACACCTCCATCATCAACGACCGCCACTATGACCGCATCACCGGCTATATCGAGGATGCCAAGGCCAAGGGCGCCGAGATCGTGGAGATTAATCCGGCCAATGAGGACTTCTCCCAGCAGCCCTACAACAAGATCCCGCCGACCATCATCAAGAACCCGACCGAGGACATGAAGGTCCTGCAGGACGAGATCTTCGGCCCGGTGCTGCCGATGAAGACCTACAAGGATGTGTCCGAGACCCTGGACTACGTGAACGCAAACGACCGTCCGCTCGGCCTCTATTATTTCGGCCAGGACGATGCCGAGGAACGCCGGGTGCTGGACCACACCACCTCCGGCGGTGTCACGGTCAATGACGTGATCATGCATGTGTCGATGGAAGACCTACCCTTCGGTGGCGTCGGCCCGTCCGGCATGGGCTCCTATCACGGCATCGACGGCTTCCGCACCTTCAGCCACGCCAAGGCGGTCTACCACCAGGCCAAGGCCCAGATGGTGGCAGAGATGTTCCGTCCGCCCTACGACGCCAAGAAGCGCAAGCGCGTGCTGTCGATGATCAAGAAGTAG
- a CDS encoding GNAT family N-acetyltransferase, with protein MDIRLETDRLILRRYREDDFDVYAAMQGDPEVARFLGGVRDLAGAREHFDKAQAHWRSKGYGKFAVEEKVSGLMVGRVGPTLHGDEPEIELGWTMARAAWGRGYATEAARLCAAWMFRALGLNEVVSFIDPANTASIRVAEKLGQIHTRDMLYDGEPLRVYAVSRSDFIGV; from the coding sequence ATGGATATAAGGCTCGAAACCGACCGGCTGATCCTGCGGCGGTACCGTGAGGATGACTTTGACGTCTATGCCGCCATGCAGGGTGACCCGGAGGTGGCGCGCTTCCTCGGTGGCGTCAGGGACCTGGCCGGCGCGCGTGAGCACTTTGACAAGGCGCAGGCGCACTGGCGCAGCAAGGGGTACGGCAAGTTTGCCGTCGAGGAGAAGGTGAGCGGCCTCATGGTCGGCCGCGTTGGCCCGACCCTCCATGGCGATGAGCCGGAAATCGAACTCGGCTGGACCATGGCGCGCGCCGCATGGGGCAGGGGCTATGCGACCGAAGCGGCCCGCCTTTGCGCCGCATGGATGTTCAGGGCACTTGGCCTCAACGAGGTCGTGTCGTTTATCGACCCGGCCAACACGGCCTCGATCCGCGTGGCTGAGAAGCTGGGCCAGATCCATACCCGCGACATGCTCTATGACGGTGAGCCGCTTCGCGTGTATGCCGTTTCCCGGTCCGACTTTATCGGTGTGTAA
- a CDS encoding TfoX/Sxy family protein, whose protein sequence is MPVSADYTDFLIEMLAPLGPVTSRRMFGGAGLFADGLMFGLIVDDVLYFKVDGENRAAFEEEGMEIFSYARSGKQASLSYWRVPERLFDEPDEFVNWARDAMSVALRADAAKPPSQRKKHSA, encoded by the coding sequence ATGCCTGTCTCCGCCGACTACACCGATTTCCTGATTGAGATGCTGGCACCCCTGGGGCCGGTCACGAGCCGCCGCATGTTCGGCGGGGCGGGCCTGTTCGCCGACGGGCTGATGTTCGGCCTCATCGTCGATGATGTGCTCTACTTCAAGGTGGACGGCGAAAACCGCGCAGCTTTCGAGGAGGAGGGCATGGAAATCTTCTCCTATGCCCGCAGCGGCAAACAGGCCTCGCTCTCCTACTGGCGCGTGCCGGAACGCCTGTTCGACGAGCCTGATGAGTTTGTAAACTGGGCGCGTGATGCCATGAGCGTGGCGCTGCGGGCTGATGCCGCAAAGCCGCCGAGCCAGCGCAAGAAACACTCAGCATAG